From the Halanaerobiaceae bacterium ANBcell28 genome, one window contains:
- a CDS encoding pilus assembly protein, which yields MKRCLIDAGPLIALFDKDDKFHVPIKEFIKKYQGRLYTSWPVITETLHMLNFSVDTQMNLLKWIKRGALEIKEISTEDISRIIYLSEKYSDVPMDFADATLIILSETEDIKEIISVDSDFYIYRDIRNEYIKNIFNYH from the coding sequence ATGAAAAGATGTCTCATTGACGCAGGGCCTTTGATAGCTTTGTTTGATAAAGATGATAAATTTCATGTACCAATAAAAGAGTTTATAAAAAAATATCAAGGTCGACTATATACATCATGGCCAGTAATTACAGAAACACTGCACATGTTAAATTTTAGTGTTGATACACAAATGAATTTGTTGAAATGGATTAAAAGAGGAGCTTTAGAAATTAAAGAGATATCTACAGAAGATATTTCAAGAATAATTTATCTTTCAGAAAAGTACTCAGATGTCCCCATGGACTTTGCAGATGCTACTTTAATTATTCTTTCTGAAACAGAGGATATTAAAGAAATAATATCTGTTGATTCAGATTTTTATATTTATAGAGATATTCGTAATGAATATATTAAAAACATATTTAATTATCATTAA
- a CDS encoding ribbon-helix-helix protein, CopG family, producing the protein MISVRLSKELEEKLELLSKQENVTKSDIIKEALNEYIIGHEKKRNPYDLGEELFGKHGSGKGDLSKSYKKKVREKINEKMSH; encoded by the coding sequence ATGATTAGTGTAAGATTATCAAAAGAATTAGAAGAGAAATTAGAATTATTATCTAAGCAAGAAAATGTTACCAAGTCAGATATTATTAAAGAAGCTCTAAATGAATATATTATTGGTCATGAAAAAAAACGAAATCCCTATGACTTAGGGGAAGAGTTATTTGGTAAGCACGGAAGTGGTAAAGGTGATTTATCTAAATCATATAAGAAGAAAGTGAGAGAAAAAATAAATGAAAAGATGTCTCATTGA
- a CDS encoding transposase, producing MTKLPLDIKTTKDNGKTKFMTLDVLEFIRRFLMHILPKKFKKIRYFGIMASRNRKNKLLLCKKLTRTKIIEYLRLTTDQLIEKLGLETKKCPICGCNKFVMKNEFPKTFKDPPDILLHFYKN from the coding sequence ATCACCAAGTTACCTTTAGATATAAAGACTACCAAAGACAATGGTAAGACTAAGTTTATGACTCTTGATGTTCTTGAGTTTATTAGAAGGTTTCTTATGCATATCTTACCTAAGAAATTTAAAAAGATCCGTTATTTTGGTATTATGGCTAGCAGAAACCGTAAGAATAAACTGCTTTTATGTAAGAAACTAACAAGGACTAAAATAATTGAGTATCTCAGATTAACAACAGATCAGCTTATTGAAAAATTAGGTCTAGAAACTAAAAAATGTCCTATTTGTGGTTGTAATAAATTTGTTATGAAAAATGAGTTCCCTAAAACTTTTAAAGATCCACCTGATATACTTTTACATTTTTATAAAAATTAA